Proteins from one Anopheles nili chromosome 2, idAnoNiliSN_F5_01, whole genome shotgun sequence genomic window:
- the LOC128720173 gene encoding centrosomal protein of 152 kDa has translation MNKVPEMSLFNDGVSINLNRCEPEGQRAEEEEELADQKRRNEEIGKELEKAFGDFDDDNDTLNSLNSQSNYTDDDDENEDGRSINQPPDPPVPKSPMLPSPAQLFGSATITNDYGQADRELRLLLESKDRELQCITKELLEKSRTYELQLSDLNKKLCIEQAEKERATMTRDQTYELLVQSKTKISELEDTNKSLRVKVSSLEDQSVTLEREVEIKKTMLQESLHRYRMLEQNTTQKADRHVDELKKQMEAKVTMLQQKINKLRTDLSDGQLEYRRLEARYTELEKSRQALLIEKSETVQRLQNKLEDSQRQCENLLSKRSQGDFEYERIRLNNKIRVLEQEHSEMRKKIAGLTGRLENTNAELELMDSLVHAQQNGTDESSEKKETNVDGTGYGFMQSNLIGSTPNNAPHLRDRAAGDANDRVVRLKNELVVCMTGQKEKREVIRQLETDLNTKDRELEQLKKEESHTLVQMNQYKEEAFRLSSKCRILERELEKLTSSNTITASDTGKSSNRRSSFDLRQEALEEKIFTLQQTKLETDDQIEQLKREKEQLSEQCRTLKAEHDMCTTLKLEVEKQKFLLTDAQNECDRLKRLYIQVSGTKDELARDLSTLRAQDSAKQIAALQEQVVSLERALQLAELKSSELAKMLDKEKTNHEEVLKQLSAGGDGSDRHQHGTPGREEKNLANNCTKCIDGLTQISKLEIENLKLQSSCTSHLRELGEMKIQLSDYQGTIAELHKRLDLKAERDQLIDELQEKAAQFEHIIRNKISMNSSTTTCDSATSPMKVSSRDQSVGTEDSPSDNSSESPVDAASARRQLREQEQKVREEMARAFAGQIKQIEERFRTQFGHFEENIDTLKSELYDRVAELKVRNQEVEVLKCAIVTEREKMREMLGKKDTEARALFDKQSELMNKYKTELANGQKKVQLLERELQEKRELVANERQSMEKLIAQLTAERTMYCEREQEMTDNFQEIEAEYQKSLDLVTEKYQSAKKTALNYKKYAEDKEQHMLKEYDRIKEGYNAALQKVQTRMKETLDNKEQDVREKMAKLVAEYETKMKLVKQSS, from the exons ATGAACAAAGTACCCGAAATGTCGTTATTCAACGATGGCGTCAGTATCAATCTCAACCGCTGTGAGCCGGAGGGACAACGAgccgaggaggaggaagaactAGCGGATCAAAAACGCCGTAACGAGGAAATAGGAAAGGAACTTGAAAAGGCCTTTGGGGATTTTGACGACGATAACGATACGCTGAACTCTCTTAACTCTCAGTCGAACTAtaccgacgatgacgatgaaaatGAGGATGGAAGAAGTATAAACCAACCACCGGATCCACCCGTTCCTAAATCACCCATGCTGCCTAGTCCTGCGCAACTCTTCGGGTCCGCAACCATCACAAACGATTATGGCCAAGCAGACCGAGAATTACGATTGCTACTCGAATCCAAAGATCGCGAGCTACAATGTATAACGAAGGAACTGTTAGAGAAAAGCCGTACATACGAACTGCAGCTCAGTGACCTTAATAAAAAGCTATGTATCGAGCAGGCCGAGAAGGAACGTGCAACTATGACGCGAGATCAGACCTACGAGCTCTTGGtgcaaagtaaaacaaaaatttctGAGTTGGAGGACACTAACAAGAGTCTGCGAGTGAAGGTGAGCTCGCTAGAAGATCAATCTGTTACTCTTGAACGAGAAGTAGAGATAAAGAAAACGATGCTTCAGGAAAGTCTACATCGCTATCGCATGCTCgagcaaaacacaacccaaAAGGCAGATCGTCACGTGGATGAATTGAAGAAGCAGATGGAAGCGAAGGTAACAATGTTGCAACAGAAGATCAACAAACTGCGCACCGATCTAAGCGATGGGCAGCTGGAATATCGGAGGCTAGAGGCTCGCTACACAGAGTTGGAGAAATCACGACAAGCGCTTTTGATCGAAAAGTCGGAAACGGTGCAACGGCTGCAAAATAAGCTAGAGGATTCCCAACGGCAGTGTGAGAATTTGCTGTCCAAGAGGAGCCAGGGCGATTTCGAATATGAACGGATACGACTGAATAACAAAATCCGAGTGCTCGAACAGGAACATTCGGAGATGCGGAAAAAGATTGCCGGGCTTACGGGGCgtctggaaaacacaaatgctGAGCTCGAACTGATGGATAGTCTAGTGCACGCACAACAAAATGGAACAGATGAATCCAGTGAGAAAAAAGAGACGAACGTAGACGGAACCGGATATGGCTTCATGCAATCGAATCTGATTGGTAGCACGCCGAACAATGCGCCGCATCTGCGTGATCGTGCCGCAGGGGACGCTAATGACCGGGTGGTTCGGCTCAAGAATGAACTAGTCGTTTGCATGACGGGCCAGAAGGAAAAGCGCGAAGTGATTCGTCAGTTAGAAACAGATTTGAATACAAAAGATCGTGAACTCGAGCAactgaaaaaagaagagagtcACACGCTGGTGCAAATGAATCAATATAAAGAGGAAGCGTTTCGGTTGTCGTCCAAATGCCGCATACTCGAGCGAGAGCTAGAAAAGCTCACTTCGAGCAATACAATTACAGCATCCGATACTGGGAAATCCAGCAATCGTCGATCGAGCTTCGATCTACGGCAGGAAGCATTGGAAGAGAAAATTTTCACCCTTCAACAGACGAAACTCGAAACAGACGATCAGATCGAACAGTTAAAGCGGGAAAAGGAACAGTTATCGGAGCAATGCAGGACGCTGAAAGCCGAGCATGATATGTGCACCACACTTAAGTTAGAGGTTGAGAAACAAAAGTTTCTTCTCACCGACGCCCAGAACGAATGTGACCGATTGAAACGATTATATATTCAAGTGAGTGGTACGAAGGACGAACTTGCGCGTGACCTCTCCACTCTAAGAGCGCAAGATAGTGCGAAGCAAATTGCTGCCCTGCAGGAGCAGGTTGTTTCGCTTGAACGAGCCCTGCAGTTGGCGGAACTTAAATCGAGCGAACTAGCCAAGATGCTAGATAAAGAGAAAACGAATCACGAGGAAGTATTAAAGCAACTATCTGCTGGTGGGGACGGTAGTGATCGGCACCAACATGGTACTCCTGGGCGGGAAGAAAAGAATTTGGCCAACAACTGCACTAAATGCATCGACGGCTTAACGCAGATCTCGAAG CTCGAAATTGAGAATTTAAAATTGCAATCGTCATGTACGTCGCACCTACGAGAGCTTGGTGAGATGAAAATTCAGCTGAGCGATTATCAAGGAACGATTGCGGAGCTGCACAAGCGGCTCGATCTGAAAGCCGAACGGGACCAGCTGATTGACGAGCTGCAGGAAAAGGCCGCTCAATTCGAGCACATTATTCGTAACAAAATTTCGATGAACTCTTCCACCACGACGTGCGATAGTGCAACGTCGCCGATGAAGGTTTCTTCGCGCGATCAGAGCGTTGGCACTGAAGACTCACCTAGCGATAATTCGTCTGAGTCTCCCGTCGACGCGGCTAGCGCACGGCGGCAGTTGCGCGAGCAAGAACAGAAAGTTCGTGAAGAAATGGCTCGTGCGTTTGCGGGCCAAATCAAGCAGATCGAGGAACGATTCCGGACGCAGTTCGGGCACTTTGAAGAGAACATCGATACGCTCAAGAGCGAGCTGTATGATCGAGTGGCAGAACTGAAGGTGCGCAACCAGGAAGTGGAAGTGCTGAAATGTGCAATCGTAACCGAGCGTGAAAAAATGCGCGAAATGTTGGGTAAAAAAGACACGGAAGCCCGAGCACTTTTTGACAAACAGTCTGAGCTGATGAACAAGTACAAGACGGAATTGGCTAATGGGCAGAAAAAGGTACAACTTTTGGAGCGCGAACTGCAAGAGAAACGAGAACTGGTGGCCAACGAGCGGCAATCGATGGAGAAACTGATTGCGCAGCTCACTGCCGAGCGGACGATGTACTGTGAGCGCGAACAGGAGATGACGGACAACTTTCAGGAGATCGAAGCAGAATACCAGAAGAGTCTGGATTTGGTTACGGAAAAATATCAGTCGGCGAAAAAAACTGCGCTCAACTACAAG AAATATGCGGAGGACAAGGAGCAGCATATGCTGAAGGAATACGATCGCATCAAAGAAGGCTATAACGCAGCCTTGCAGAAAGTGCAAACACGAATGAAAGAGACGCTCGATAATAAGGAGCAGGACGTGCGAGAGAAGATGGCAAAGTTAGTGGCAGAATATGAAACGAAGATGAAATTGGTTAAGCAAAGCAGTTAA
- the LOC128732276 gene encoding 8-oxo-dGDP phosphatase NUDT18 has translation METNLVRVLEGHYLDELTSELCDFTLEEQNAATEAQGVKPLASSDYVPVVGKTVTYVVACVIVNNDNEVLMMQEAKESCAGKWYLPAGRMEPGETIVEAGVREVLEETGLKVEITTLLAVETAGGSWFRFVLTGNVIGGELKTPSQADQESIQAKWCQNLNELSLRANDILPVVELARNYRKRMPKDPNWHREILPARKAHYKNYLRVVVAIKNKSTNQVYVLLSEKTAYHFPTVEIHPGRSIHSTLKKFMIELFGADLPQHRPHGVLSVEHHTSGTQANSTDGLCLTVLVICRPSIESVSLIGKCIWHELSKDLSARLAMAVAGKNATFQLHVVR, from the coding sequence ATGGAAACTAATTTGGTGCGCGTTCTTGAAGGACATTACCTGGACGAGCTGACGAGTGAGCTATGCGATTTTACTCTCGAAGAACAAAATGCCGCTACCGAGGCGCAAGGAGTAAAGCCTCTTGCGTCGTCCGACTACGTACCAGTAGTGGGCAAAACTGTCACGTACGTCGTTGCCTGCGTGATCGTGAACAATGACAACGAGGTGCTGATGATGCAGGAAGCGAAAGAATCCTGCGCCGGGAAATGGTACTTGCCCGCGGGGCGCATGGAACCAGGTGAAACCATCGTTGAAGCCGGCGTCAGGGAGGTGCTGGAGGAGACTGGTCTAAAGGTCGAAATCACCACGCTGCTGGCGGTTGAGACGGCGGGTGGTtcgtggtttcgtttcgtcctgACGGGAAACGTGATCGGGGGCGAATTGAAAACACCTTCCCAAGCGGACCAGGAATCTATCCAAGCCAAATGGTGTCAGAATTTGAACGAGTTGTCTCTCCGCGCCAACGATATTCTGCCGGTTGTGGAGCTGGCTCGCAACTACCGCAAACGCATGCCCAAGGATCCAAACTGGCATCGGGAAATTTTGCCGGCGCGGAAAGCCCACTACAAGAACTATCTGCGGGTGGTAGTGGCCATCAAGAATAAGAGCACAAACCAGGTTTACGTGCTGCTGAGCGAAAAAACGGCCTACCATTTCCCGACAGTTGAAATTCATCCTGGACGTAGCATCCACTCGACACTGAAGAAGTTCATGATTGAGCTGTTCGGTGCGGATCTGCCGCAACATAGGCCGCATGGAGTGTTAAGCGTGGAACATCATACCAGCGGGACGCAAGCGAATTCGACCGATGGACTTTGCCTTACGGTGCTAGTTATTTGCAGACCATCGATCGAGTCGGTTTCGCTTATAGGAAAATGCATCTGGCACGAGCTGAGTAAGGATCTCAGTGCCCGGTTGGCGATGGCAGTGGCTGGAAAAAATGCCACATTCCAACTACACGTAGTTCGATAG
- the LOC128721593 gene encoding V-type proton ATPase subunit E has translation MALSDADVQKQIKHMMAFIEQEANEKAEEIDAKAEEEFNIEKGRLVQQQRLKIMEYYEKKEKQVELQKKIQSSNMLNQARLKVLKVREDHVSSVLDECRRRLGEVTKDSARYGEILTALITQGLLQLMESNVLIRGRQVDAQIIQNVLPAAVESYKSKCKRDVVVTLDTESFLPADTTGGVDLLAQSGRIKVSNTLESRLELIAQQLVPEIRNALFGRNMNRKFND, from the exons ATGGCTCTTAGCGACGCAGATGTCCAGAAACAG ATCAAGCACATGATGGCTTTCATCGAGCAGGAAGCCAACGAAAAGGCAGAGGAAATCGATGCAAAAGCTGAGGAAGAGTTCAACATCGAAAAAGGCCGTCTAGTGCAGCAACAACGCCTGAAGATCATGGAATACtacgaaaagaaggaaaagcaagTCGAGCTGCAGAAGAAGATTCAATCCTCGAACATGCTTAACCAGGCTCGTTTGAAGGTGTTGAAGGTTCGTGAAGACCATGTTTCCAGCGTACTCGATGAGTGCCGTCGTCGTCTCGGCGAAGTTACGAAGGATTCTGCTCGCTACGGCGAGATTCTGACCGCGCTTATCACTCAGGGATTGCTTCAG CTGATGGAATCCAACGTCCTCATCCGAGGCCGTCAGGTAGATGCTCAAATCATCCAGAACGTGCTGCCGGCGGCTGTGGAATCGTACAAATCAAAGTGCAAACGGGATGTAGTGGTCACATTGGACACAGAATCCTTCCTACCGGCTGATACGACTGGCGGGGTTGACCTTTTGGCTCAATCCGGGCGCATTAag gTTTCCAATACCCTGGAGTCGCGGTTGGAGCTAATTGCCCAGCAACTGGTACCGGAGATCCGTAACGCCCTGTTCGGTCGTAACATGAACCGCAAGTTCAACGACTAA
- the LOC128731878 gene encoding cullin-5, with amino-acid sequence MRPVVLSLLKQERVTPSEWQELFYAVHLVCLWDDKGPLKIHESLQQDIVAYIKQAQCRVLAQREEQALLKAYIVEWRKFFTQSNYLPLPFTKLENCLQSKGSSSSSVSSSNSSKKPNHAEDSIVRKLMLDSWNQSIFMNIKHRLQESAMKLVHAERNGEAFDSQLVIGVRESYVNLCSNTEDKLEIYRENFEAAYLQATSAFYRLKASEQLQTNGVKSFMEYADAKLREEEARGERYLEPGSITALGQCCVTVLIGDHLPTLLAECAPLIEARETQRLQLMFRLLDRVAGGVDPMLRDLENHIVQAGLADMVAAADIITQDSEKYVERLLKLFRRFSDLVKEAFNDDPRFLTARDKAFKTVVNDITLFKLELPTSNTAMARGIKTSTPESKCPELLANYCDMLLRRTPFSKRLTTEEIESRLKDVLLVLKYVSNKDVFMRYHKAHLTRRLILDSSADSEKEEDMVEWLREVGMPADYVNKLARMFQDIKVSEDLNTQFRSQTTRHDAINIKILNAGAWARGSERVSVSLPLELEDYIPEVEEFYKKKHSGRKLQWYHHMSNGTITFANNTGRFDLDVTTFQMAVLFAWNQRPNERVSYENLRLATELPDPELRRTLWSLVAFPKLKRQLLVYEPTIGNPKDFTENTLFWVNQEFAIIKNGKPQRRGKVNLVGRLQLSTERSQQEDNQSIVQLRILRTQEAIIKIMKMRKRLSNAALQAELVDILKNMFLPSKKMIKEQLEWLIEHKYMRRDDDDINTFIYMA; translated from the exons ATGCGGCCGGTGGTGCTGAGTTTGTTGAAGCAGGAACGCGTCACACCATCGGAATGGCAGGAACTGTTTTACGCAGTGCATCTCGTGTGTCTTTGGGACGACAAGGGCCCGCTAAAGATACACGAAAGTCTCCAACAGGACATTGTGGCTTACATCAAACAGGCACAGTGTCGCGTACTAGCACAACGGGAAGAGCAAGCTCTCCTGAAGGCCTACATCGTAGAGTGGCGTAAATTCTTCACGCAAAGCAACTATCTACCATTACCCTTTACAAAgctggaaaattgtttgcaaagCAAGGGTAGCAGCTCCTCCTCAGTATCATC CAGTAATTCATcgaaaaaacccaaccacgcCGAGGATTCCATCGTGCGGAAGTTGATGCTTGACTCATGGAACCAGAGCATATTCATGAACATCAAGCACCGGTTGCAGGAGTCCGCCATGAAGTTGGTACATGCGGAAAGGAACGGCGAAGCGTTTGATTCGCAACTGGTGATTGGGGTGCGCGAAAGCTACGTTAACCTGTGCTCGAACACGGAAGACAAACTGGAGATCTACAGGGAGAACTTTGAGGCCGCCTATCTACAGGCAACATCCGCCTTCTATCGGTTGAAGGCGAGCGAGCAGCTACAAACGAACGGAGTGAAGAGCTTCATGGAGTACGCAGACGCCAAGCTGCGCGAGGAGGAAGCACGAGGAGAGCGATACCTCGAGCCTGGTAGTATCACTGCGCTTGGCCAGTGCTGTGTAACGGTGCTGATAGGAGACCATCTGCCCACCTTGTTGGCGGAATGTGCTCCGCTGATCGAAGCACGTGAAACCCAACGTCTGCAGTTGATGTTTCGCCTACTGGATCGCGTTGCCGGTGGTGTTGATCCCATGTTGCGCGACCTGGAAAACCACATTGTCCAAGCCGGACTGGCCGACATGGTCGCGGCGGCCGATATTATTACGCAGGATTCGGAAAAGTACGTTGAGCGCCTTTTGAAATTGTTCCGTCGGTTCAGCGATTTGGTGAAGGAAGCGTTTAACGACGATCCGCGTTTCTTGACGGCGCGCGATAAGGCATTCAAGACGGTCGTGAATGACATAACGCTGTTCAAGCTGGAGTTGCCCACCTCAAACACTGCGATGGCGCGTGGCATTAAGACTTCCACGCCTGAATCGAAGTGTCCCGAGCTGCTAGCCAACTACTGTGATATGCTGCTACGGCGGACACCGTTCAGCAAGCGGCTGACCACCGAGGAGATTGAATCTCGCCTGAAGGACGTACTATTGGTGCTCAAGTATGTAAGCAATAAGGATGTCTTTATGCGGTATCACAAGGCACACCTCACCCGCAG aCTTATTCTTGACTCTAGTGCGGACAGCGAAAAAGAGGAGGATATGGTAGAATGGTTACGAGAGGTCGGTATGCCTGCGGATTATGTGAATAAGTTGGCTAGAATGTTTCAGGATATTAAG GTTAGTGAAGATTTGAATACTCAATTTCGTTCGCAAACAACACGTCACGATGcgataaatattaaaattctCAATGCCGGTGCTTGGGCTCGAGGATCCGAGCGTGTCTCGGTGAGCTTACCACTAGAGCTGGAAGACTACATTCCGGAGGTGGAGGAATTCTACAAGAAAAAGCATTCTGGTCGCAAACTGCAGTGGTACCATCATATGAGCAACGGTACGATAACGTTTGCTAACAACACCGGCCGGTTCGATCTGGACGTGACCACATTCCAGATGGCGGTACTGTTTGCGTGGAATCAGCGTCCGAATGAAAGGGTTTCGTACGAAAACCTTCGCCTTGCAACGGAGCTGCCCGATCCGGAGCTACGACGGACACTCTGGTCCTTGGTAGCCTTTCCTAAATTAAAACGTCAGCTACTAGTGTACGAACCCACCATTGGCAACCCGAAGGATTTCACCGAAAACACCCTGTTCTGGGTGAATCAGGAATTTGCAATCATTAAAAACGGAAAACCACAACGACGGGGTAAGGTAAATCTAGTAGGCCGGCTGCAGCTGAGCACGGAACGGTCCCAGCAAGAGGATAATCAATCGATCGTGCAGTTGCGAATATTACGGACCCAGGAAGCGATCATAAAAATCATGAAAATGCGGAAACGACTCAGCAATGCCGCGCTCCAG GCTGAACTAGTCGATATACTTAAAAACATGTTCCTGCCATCGAAGAAAATGATCAAGGAGCAGCTGGAATGGTTGATAGAGCATAAGTATATGCGAAGAGACGACGATGATATCAACACCTTCATCTACATGGCGTAA
- the LOC128730607 gene encoding regulator of gene activity has protein sequence MANLNFQQPPRSIPSSVSLSGRGGGGGGGGGNSSVVGTGGAFGSSALSGAGGHVTPTSGMFPSVVVGGGGGPFGQNAPPSQQQQSNQSSSSVAPLSPSTNGGSGNPRSGGASGVMGGASGPNSAGGGVGLASNGPSSSQQQQLSSSNNALSSGGRSSNLFGGGVGGQQRGGGGGAGGGAGGFADRRTLSGLSGPSMSNMVSFMQSRGYGSQSGNNINNYHGVFDGGAAETGTPPLLDLSEFPSLTNARGGQNDQSLPQSNALQPPGSKPYVGMVKQPTSEQIAFTMSNEDFPALPGTQNAEGSQMGAASQGLQGVHHHHHPDHHGGTDSLGGKGSGGSGPVGSAAGMGMDLQSDSGNSNVNMDKGAMKRGVQTSPNGTVTNIPATMVNNQFGMVGLLTFLRAAETDPNLVTLAMGQDLMALGLNLTAVENLYPCFGGPFADAPTRPQDIDYNVPPEYLINMSIRDKLSKLTLQKYKDDLLFYLFYTNVGDMMQLAAAAELHSRDWRYHTEEKVWITRVPGMTPYEKNGTTERGTYYYFDAQTWRRVPKEFQVDTVKLDKCPNISAYVAMSGQPV, from the exons ATGGCAAACTTGAACTTCCAACAACCGCCCAGAAGCATACCGAGCAGTGTTTCGTTAAGCGGGAGAGGCGGaggaggtggaggtggaggaggcAATAGTAGCGTGGTAGGAACCGGTGGGGCCTTCGGCAGTAGCGCTCTTTCCGGAGCCGGAGGTCATGTTACGCCGACGTCCGGGATGTTCCCTTCCGTAGTCgttggtggaggcggtggacCTTTTGGGCAGAACGCACCTccctcgcagcagcagcaaagcaaTCAATCCTCCTCATCCGTGGCACCCTTGTCGCCCAGCACGAACGGTGGAAGTGGAAACCCTCGATCGGGTGGTGCTTCGGGAGTGATGGGTGGCGCGAGTGGGCCAAATTCGGCTGGCGGCGGCGTGGGTTTGGCCAGTAACGgtcccagcagcagccagcagcaacaactgtCATCTTCTAACAATGCTCTGTCGAGCGGTGGTCGAAGCAGCAACCTGTTCGGTGGGGGAGTCGGCGGTCAGcagcgtggtggtggcggtggtgctgGAGGCGGTGCCGGAGGATTCGCGGACCGAAGGACGCTATCCGGGCTGAGCGGTCCATCGATG TCCAATATGGTTTCCTTTATGCAGTCGCGAGGATACGGATCTCAAAGCGGGAATAACATCAATAACTACCACGGCGTGTTCGACGGTGGTGCGGCGGAAACTGGCACCCCGCCCCTACTCGATCTCTCCGAATTTCCCTCGCTGACGAACGCACGCGGAGGTCAAAACGATCAATCCCTGCCGCAGTCGAACGCACTGCAACCTCCAGGCAGTAAACCGTACG TTGGCATGGTAAAACAACCCACGTCCGAACAAATCGCGTTTACGATGTCGAACGAAGACTTTCCGGCCCTGCCTGGCACGCAGAACGCGGAAGGAAGTCAGATGGGAGCGGCTAGCCAAGGTTTGCAAGGAgtccaccatcatcaccatccggACCACCACGGTGGCACTGATAGCTTGGGCGGTAAGGGCAGTGGAGGTAGCGGGCCTGTGGGTAGCGCGGCGGGCATGGGCATGGATCTGCAGAGCGATTCCGGCAATTCCAACGTTAACATGGACAAGGGAGCGATGAAGCGAGGCGTTCAGACATCACCCAATG GAACCGTAACGAACATCCCTGCGACTATGGTGAACAACCAATTCGGCATGGTGGGCCTGCTTACGTTCTTGCGGGCGGCGGAAACGGATCCCAATCTTGTGACGCTTGCGATGGGCCAGGATCTTATGGCACTGGGTTTGAACTTGACCGCGGTGGAAAACCTGTACCCGTGCTTTGGTGGCCCATTTGCGGACGCGCCTACGAG ACCTCAGGATATCGACTACAACGTACCACCAGAGTATTTGATCAACATGTCAATAAGGGACAAGCTGTCGAAGCTAACATTGCAGAAGTATAAGGATGatctattattttatttattttacacgaACGTGGGTGATATGATGCAATTAGCAGCGGCTGCCGAACT ACACAGTAGAGATTGGCGATATCATACGGAGGAGAAGGTGTGGATAACCCGTGTGCCCGGCATGACACCgtacgaaaaaaatggcacaaccgAACGTGGCACGTACTACTACTTCGATGCGCAAACTTGGCGACGAGTGCCAAAAGAATTTCAAGTGGATACAGTGAAGTTAGATAAATGTCCAAACATAAGTGCTTACGTTGCGATGAGTGGACAGCCTGTataa
- the LOC128720185 gene encoding uncharacterized protein LOC128720185, whose product MSLNFGEIVEPSTRAFWDDYDEEDENDNLLLDPLEWIWYNGGEEESSEELEIQKTLQDPFRFVIIEGQKVSSFVQTAILNGKCNPMCQLSSGTVNLFHLPAEKLLLCVSEELEPNLFGKITNKLSRWLDAAEGLTTISLLPAVMYKGLSEPEQDKVCFIKALNGNALLSISGIGQLEAPNVITGVSAGAASYRKFRSKETAIYGCYLDSVILDSVSSAPILRLLKALQIPCADRYELKYKTSSNLYM is encoded by the exons ATGAGTTTGAATTTTGGTGAAATTGTGGAACCATCGACCCGTGCCTTCTGGGATGATTATGACGAAGAggatgaaaatgataatttattattagaCCC ATTGGAATGGATTTGGTACAACGGCGGTGAGGAGGAATCCAGTGAGGAATTGGAAATTCAAAAAACGTTGCAAGATCCGTTTCGCTTTGTCATTATCGAAGGACAGAAAGTCAGCAGTTTCGTGCAAACGGCAATACTGAACGGGAAATGTAATCCCATGTGTCAGCTTTCGTCAGGCACGGTTAACTTATTTCACCTTCCAGCGGAGAAATTATTACTTTGCGTATCGGAAGAACTGGAGCCAAATCTGTTCGGAAAAATAACGAATAAGTTATCCCGCTGGTTGGATGCAGCAGAGGGCCTTACAACCATATCATTGCTGCCGGCTGTCATGTATAAGGGACTCTCAGAGCCCGAGCAAGATAAAGTTTGTTTCATCAAAGCACTTAACGGAAATGCATTGCTTTCAATATCTGGCATTGGACAGCTAGAAGCACCCAACGTGATCACTGGAGTTTCTGCAGGTGCAGCGAGCTATCGTAAATTCCGTAGCAAGGAGACTGCCATTTATGGCTGTTATTTGGATTCGGTTATATTAGATTCGGTGTCCTCTGCGCCAATACTACGTCTCTTAAAAGCATTGCAGATACCTTGTGCTGATCGTTATGAACTCAAGTACAAGACAAGCTCTAACCTGTACATGTAA
- the LOC128720917 gene encoding copper homeostasis protein cutC homolog, with the protein MQVLLEICVDSFESAVAAIDGGADRIELCSALSEGGLTPTVGLLREIKQFLSTNVPNRGTQHSIPVYCMIRCRRGNDFCFSTHEMRAMIWDMQQLKEHGADGFVFGALDESGKVHRDYCKQIIETAGSIPLTFHRAIDCTVESELKENLQIIAELGFTTILTSGLKPTASLGVKTIMEMKKIVSDLKMAGDRSLKLMPGSGVSAENVLMILQRTGSSAVHGSASITKPTENRTENSTTKDFVDPLPFKVCSRAKVEELRLLIDNIAL; encoded by the exons ATGCAGGTATTATTGGAAATTTGTGTCGATTCATTTGAATCCGCCGTTGCGGCAATCGACGGAGGTGCAGACAGAATTGAGCTTTGTTCTGCTTTAAGCGAAGGCGGTTTAACACCCACGGTGGGGCTTTtgcgagaaataaaacagTTTCTAAGCACGAACGTACCTAACCGAGGAACGCAACATAGCATTCCCGTGTACTGTATGATACGGTGCAGAAGAggtaatgatttttgtttcagtaCACATGAAATGCGTGCCATGATTTGGGATATGCAACAGCTCAAAGAACACGGTGCcgatgggtttgttttcggtgcACTAGACGAATCTGGGAAAGTGCATCGGGACTACTGCAAACAAATAATAGAAACAGCGGGATCCATCCCATTGACTTTTCACCGGGCTATCGATTGTACGGTGGAGTCTGAACTAAAAGAAAATCTACAAATTATTGCTGAGCTAGGATTTACGACTATCCTTACAAGCGGGCTAAAACCAACTGCTTCTTTAGGCGTTAAGACgataatggaaatgaaaaagattgTATCTGATTTGAAAATG GCAGGTGATAGATCATTGAAATTGATGCCCGGATCTGGAGTATCAGCAGAAAACGTGTTGATGATTTTGCAACGCACCGGTTCTAGTGCTGTGCATGGATCAGCAAGTATAACAAAACCTACAGAGAATAGAACTGAAAATTCTACCACAAAAGACTTCGTTGATCCCTTACCTTTTAAAGTATGCAGCAGAGCCAAGGTGGAAGAGCTACGCTTATTAATCGATAATATTGCACTATAA